A single window of Modestobacter italicus DNA harbors:
- a CDS encoding glycosyltransferase family 8 protein, whose amino-acid sequence MARRHAVCYTATTGYLFHTVVSALQARANTSPDTEIYVLCFGSGSSLEESAFQRVCAGSGITLLSVPRDRLNGLHPTYSRLFLDEFLPAHVDEVLYLDGDTQVVANIDPLVEAPIPTGGALGVRDPMVFIRESSNTLKKRIDGWWDSSGIPPGIRARYINAGVLRISRADLGGLRSDVLREYGDKLGLLHFLDQDAINLVLGKRLQPISMSWNFPGFLLGTQMVEIARPRIIHFMSDPRPWNAALPPWGVHYHQPYAQFVKDHPQTAEYWQRLSGRAKTKYALQQRYKHVTERRAHQSSAAARALRELERDTRDLG is encoded by the coding sequence ATGGCGCGCCGCCACGCTGTCTGTTACACCGCCACGACGGGTTACCTGTTCCACACGGTGGTGAGCGCCCTCCAGGCTCGCGCGAACACCTCACCGGACACCGAGATATACGTGCTGTGCTTCGGTTCCGGGAGCTCCCTCGAGGAGTCCGCTTTCCAACGAGTCTGCGCGGGCTCTGGCATCACGCTGCTGTCCGTTCCGAGGGACCGCCTCAACGGCCTCCACCCCACGTACTCGCGCCTCTTTCTCGACGAGTTCCTCCCAGCCCACGTCGACGAGGTGCTGTACCTCGACGGGGACACGCAGGTCGTGGCGAACATCGATCCACTCGTCGAGGCGCCGATCCCCACGGGAGGAGCCCTCGGCGTCCGCGACCCGATGGTCTTCATCCGAGAGTCGAGCAACACTCTGAAGAAGAGGATCGACGGCTGGTGGGACAGCAGTGGCATCCCCCCGGGGATCAGAGCCAGGTACATCAACGCTGGCGTACTCCGCATCAGCCGTGCAGATCTGGGAGGACTGCGGTCAGACGTCCTCCGTGAGTACGGAGACAAGCTCGGTCTTCTCCACTTCCTCGACCAGGACGCCATCAACCTGGTTCTCGGGAAGCGGCTGCAGCCGATCTCCATGAGTTGGAACTTCCCGGGCTTCTTGCTCGGCACGCAGATGGTCGAGATCGCGCGCCCCAGGATCATCCACTTCATGTCGGACCCGCGTCCGTGGAATGCCGCGCTACCCCCGTGGGGAGTCCATTACCACCAGCCCTATGCGCAGTTCGTGAAGGATCATCCGCAGACTGCCGAGTATTGGCAACGCCTCTCCGGCCGAGCCAAGACGAAGTACGCCCTGCAACAGCGCTACAAGCACGTCACCGAGCGCCGGGCCCATCAGTCC
- a CDS encoding glycosyltransferase family 4 protein: protein MNRLGDKGDGISNVCVDLACQQSMEGDHVMVATNVGGFTDLVGDFGVDVVEVDFSSRSVAVLVRTTVRFRRLVREFTPCIVHAHTMVATVIARIAVAGTGTKVVATVHNEYQRGVILMAAAHRVVGVSSVVAESMRLRGLPRWKIRTVLNGTVGSVRRQARDAGLPIDLLQPALVAVGAVSHRKGADLLVEVALEVARSHGAHTYFAGNIDWDLPRRTAANSDVADHVHFLGFQPDPRRLLASATVFVLPSRRDPAPLVLVEAMEAGLPIVATAVDGVTELLAGGAAGLLVGPNDPAALIAAVRHLLDDPAARQELGDAALLRSTDLNVRRVSADYRMIYEELRRGRTCAP from the coding sequence GTGAACCGTCTCGGGGACAAGGGAGACGGCATCTCCAACGTCTGCGTCGACCTTGCTTGCCAACAGTCGATGGAGGGCGATCACGTGATGGTCGCCACGAACGTAGGCGGCTTCACCGATCTCGTCGGCGATTTCGGAGTCGATGTCGTGGAGGTCGACTTCAGTTCGCGAAGCGTCGCCGTTCTGGTCCGCACGACCGTCCGCTTCCGGCGACTGGTGCGCGAGTTCACCCCCTGCATCGTGCACGCCCACACCATGGTCGCCACAGTCATCGCGAGGATCGCCGTCGCTGGCACCGGCACGAAGGTCGTGGCGACGGTGCACAACGAGTACCAGCGCGGAGTCATCCTGATGGCCGCCGCCCACCGAGTCGTCGGAGTCAGTTCGGTGGTCGCAGAGTCGATGCGGCTGCGCGGGCTCCCCCGATGGAAGATCCGCACGGTCCTCAATGGAACGGTGGGCTCGGTCAGACGCCAGGCAAGGGACGCTGGGCTGCCCATCGACCTCCTGCAACCAGCACTCGTCGCAGTGGGGGCTGTTTCTCACCGCAAAGGAGCCGATCTCCTCGTGGAGGTTGCCCTGGAAGTCGCCCGGTCGCACGGCGCTCACACGTACTTCGCCGGCAACATCGACTGGGATCTCCCACGGAGAACGGCAGCGAACTCCGACGTCGCCGACCATGTGCACTTTCTCGGTTTCCAACCCGACCCTCGCCGACTTCTTGCATCGGCCACGGTCTTCGTACTGCCGTCACGTCGCGACCCGGCTCCACTGGTGCTCGTCGAGGCGATGGAAGCGGGTCTGCCCATAGTGGCCACAGCAGTAGACGGCGTGACTGAGCTGCTTGCCGGAGGTGCCGCCGGACTGCTCGTCGGACCGAACGACCCAGCGGCGTTGATCGCAGCAGTTCGACACCTGCTGGACGACCCGGCCGCGCGGCAAGAACTGGGGGACGCGGCGCTCTTACGGTCGACGGACCTGAACGTCAGGCGCGTGTCAGCGGACTACCGCATGATCTACGAAGAACTGCGGCGCGGGCGGACGTGTGCGCCATGA
- a CDS encoding sugar transferase encodes MATLDTRAQNAHLIDPDAVPRRRLASVRRLRGAGTDARRSWRDRYVRQIVVGDALAATVAALVAALFRFGPSTDTPGPGPVTTWFVVALPLVWVTAMLVSRSYEQRFLWVGAEEFRRVFLAAVIMLATVGTVSWAFKLEVARGFVVLALPLAAGLTLVQRLVHRWLLHRARQGGDKRQTTIIVGHRGGVLSLHRQLERQAYHGYHVVGCCLPAGTAGGGTAEFDGIPVLGGLDEVARVVAEHEIDTVAVLPSPELDGAALRQLGWDLETTKAELLLAPAVTEIVGTRVQIRPVSGLPLMHVERPEFRGLRRLVKAAFDRLAAGLVVLAIAPALLAIALTVKFTSRGPVFYRHERVGMDGQPFHVLKFRTMVPGSDRHIDALREQSDGNTVQFKMKSDPRVTPVGKLLRRFSLDELPQLFNVLGGSMSLVGPRPHVTREVEQYGFDMRRRLLVKPGITGLWQVSGRSNLSWDDSVRIDVRYVENWSLSFDLMIIAKTVGAVVRGSGAY; translated from the coding sequence ATGGCCACGCTCGACACTCGCGCCCAGAACGCGCACCTCATCGACCCGGACGCCGTTCCGCGGCGCCGACTGGCGTCCGTGCGTCGGCTCCGTGGCGCCGGTACCGATGCTCGCCGATCATGGCGGGACAGGTACGTCCGTCAGATCGTCGTCGGCGACGCACTGGCAGCGACGGTGGCCGCGCTGGTCGCGGCGCTCTTCCGCTTCGGCCCGAGCACGGACACGCCTGGGCCCGGGCCGGTGACGACCTGGTTCGTCGTCGCACTGCCGCTGGTCTGGGTGACGGCCATGCTGGTGTCGCGCAGCTACGAGCAGCGCTTCCTGTGGGTCGGTGCCGAGGAGTTCCGGCGGGTCTTCCTGGCCGCCGTGATCATGCTGGCGACGGTCGGCACCGTGTCCTGGGCGTTCAAACTCGAGGTCGCTCGTGGGTTCGTCGTGCTCGCGCTCCCCCTGGCAGCCGGGCTCACCTTGGTCCAGCGCCTCGTGCACCGGTGGCTGCTGCACCGGGCGCGGCAGGGCGGCGACAAGCGGCAGACGACCATCATCGTGGGGCACCGCGGCGGAGTGCTGAGCCTGCACCGGCAGCTCGAGCGGCAGGCCTACCACGGCTACCACGTCGTCGGCTGCTGCCTACCGGCGGGGACGGCTGGTGGTGGGACGGCTGAGTTCGACGGCATCCCGGTGCTCGGCGGTCTTGACGAGGTGGCCCGGGTCGTGGCCGAGCACGAGATCGACACGGTCGCCGTCCTGCCCTCCCCGGAGCTCGACGGCGCGGCGCTGCGGCAGCTCGGCTGGGACCTGGAGACGACGAAGGCAGAGCTGCTCCTCGCCCCTGCTGTCACCGAGATCGTCGGAACCCGCGTGCAGATCCGGCCGGTGTCCGGCCTCCCGCTCATGCACGTCGAGCGCCCGGAGTTCAGGGGGCTGCGCCGCTTGGTCAAGGCGGCGTTCGACCGGCTCGCCGCCGGTCTGGTCGTGCTGGCCATCGCGCCGGCGCTGCTCGCCATCGCGCTGACCGTGAAGTTCACGAGTCGTGGGCCGGTCTTCTACCGGCACGAGCGGGTGGGCATGGACGGTCAGCCATTCCACGTGCTCAAGTTCCGCACCATGGTGCCGGGCTCCGACCGGCACATCGACGCGTTGCGGGAGCAGAGCGACGGCAACACGGTCCAGTTCAAGATGAAGAGCGACCCCCGCGTCACGCCGGTCGGAAAGCTCCTGCGCCGCTTCTCCCTCGACGAGCTGCCGCAGCTGTTCAACGTGCTGGGTGGCTCGATGTCGCTGGTGGGTCCGCGGCCGCACGTGACCCGCGAGGTCGAGCAGTACGGGTTCGACATGCGCCGGCGGCTGCTGGTCAAGCCGGGCATCACCGGTCTGTGGCAGGTCAGCGGCCGGTCGAACCTCTCCTGGGACGACTCGGTGCGCATCGACGTCCGGTACGTGGAGAACTGGTCACTGAGCTTTGACCTCATGATCATCGCAAAGACCGTTGGGGCCGTCGTCCGCGGTTCCGGCGCTTACTGA
- a CDS encoding 3'(2'),5'-bisphosphate nucleotidase CysQ, whose protein sequence is MTPSDHQTAAQLATEAGELLLQVRARDFADATARKAAGDAEAHRLLLDRLAALHPDDAVLSEEGADDPIRLVSRRVWIVDPLDGTREFSELDRADWAVHVALWERGELTAGAVALPAEGTTLSTVDVAETPSRSDGPMRLAVSRSRPPALVADLATQLGAELVAMGSAGVKAMSVVRGDTDAYVHGGGQYEWDSAAPVAVARAAGLHTSRLDGSPLRYNRPDPYLPDLLICRPELADRLLTALSPR, encoded by the coding sequence TTGACCCCCTCCGACCACCAGACCGCCGCCCAGCTCGCCACCGAGGCAGGGGAGCTGCTGCTCCAGGTCCGCGCCCGCGACTTCGCTGACGCCACTGCGCGCAAGGCCGCCGGCGACGCGGAGGCCCATCGCCTTCTCCTCGACCGGCTCGCCGCCCTCCACCCGGACGACGCCGTCCTGTCCGAGGAGGGCGCCGACGACCCCATCCGGCTGGTCTCCCGCCGGGTCTGGATCGTCGACCCGCTCGACGGCACCCGCGAGTTCTCCGAGCTCGACCGCGCCGACTGGGCCGTGCACGTCGCCCTCTGGGAGCGCGGCGAGCTGACCGCCGGGGCCGTCGCCCTTCCTGCCGAGGGCACCACGCTGAGCACCGTCGACGTCGCCGAGACGCCGTCCCGCTCCGACGGGCCGATGCGGCTGGCGGTCAGCCGCAGCCGCCCGCCGGCGCTGGTCGCCGACCTGGCCACCCAGTTGGGCGCCGAACTCGTGGCCATGGGCTCGGCCGGGGTGAAGGCGATGTCGGTCGTCCGCGGCGACACCGACGCCTACGTGCACGGTGGCGGCCAGTACGAGTGGGACTCCGCGGCGCCGGTCGCCGTCGCCCGGGCCGCCGGGCTGCACACCAGCCGGCTCGACGGCTCACCGCTGCGCTACAACCGGCCCGACCCCTACCTGCCGGACCTGCTGATCTGCCGGCCCGAGCTCGCCGACCGGCTCCTCACGGCCCTCAGTCCTCGATGA
- the arr gene encoding NAD(+)--rifampin ADP-ribosyltransferase: MTYDHGEHVEGPLFHGTKAVLEVGDELVPGRSSNFQAGRVMNHVYFTAMVETAVWGAELATALAGSTERGRVYVVEPLGPFEDDPNVTDKRFPGNPTRSYRTRSPLRVVGELEDWEGHTPEVLQGMLASLARLREQGLDVIED; encoded by the coding sequence GTGACCTACGACCACGGGGAGCACGTCGAGGGCCCGTTGTTCCACGGGACGAAGGCCGTTCTCGAGGTCGGCGACGAGCTGGTGCCCGGCCGCAGCTCCAACTTCCAGGCCGGCCGGGTGATGAACCACGTCTACTTCACCGCGATGGTGGAGACCGCCGTCTGGGGCGCGGAGCTGGCGACGGCGCTGGCCGGCAGCACCGAGCGGGGGCGCGTCTACGTCGTCGAGCCGCTCGGCCCGTTCGAGGACGACCCGAACGTGACGGACAAGCGGTTCCCCGGCAACCCCACCCGGTCCTACCGGACGCGCTCCCCGCTGCGTGTGGTCGGCGAGCTGGAGGACTGGGAGGGCCACACCCCCGAGGTGCTGCAGGGGATGCTGGCCAGCCTGGCCCGGCTGCGCGAGCAGGGCCTCGACGTCATCGAGGACTGA
- the cysC gene encoding adenylyl-sulfate kinase has protein sequence MAPTRTRLSHAQLADLARHAFGLTPGAPDLAPDTEFEDAEGVLVATTSPDGLAVHEIPRWRSPASVRAELQARGWTEPAAWVGTPPDSDAGLPDRLLVLLPVAGTAPDSAVISLGAAVWADRAAGRETLVVPVPVTAAEPEVGWLELATAYGAGPVASHVDPSPPHTGGRAVMFTGLSGAGKSTIASRLVELLLEGGHTVTLLDGDEVRTHLSAGLGFSKADRDTNVRRIGWVAAQIAKHGGLAVCAPIAPYAATRADARRLVEEQAGPGSFVLVHVATPLEECEARDRKGLYAKARRGEIAEFTGISDPYEEPIDAELTIDTRSSSVEQSAQMVLAYLGGS, from the coding sequence ATGGCCCCCACCCGGACCCGGCTGTCGCACGCCCAGCTCGCCGACCTGGCCCGGCACGCCTTCGGCCTGACGCCGGGTGCACCCGACCTCGCCCCGGACACCGAGTTCGAGGACGCCGAGGGCGTCCTGGTCGCCACCACGAGCCCGGACGGCCTGGCCGTGCACGAGATCCCGCGCTGGCGCTCCCCGGCCAGCGTCCGCGCCGAGCTGCAGGCGCGCGGCTGGACCGAGCCGGCCGCCTGGGTCGGCACCCCGCCGGACAGCGACGCCGGCCTGCCCGACCGGCTGTTGGTGCTGCTCCCGGTGGCCGGCACCGCCCCGGACTCCGCGGTCATCTCCCTGGGCGCCGCCGTCTGGGCCGACCGCGCGGCGGGGCGGGAGACCCTCGTCGTCCCGGTGCCGGTGACCGCCGCCGAACCGGAGGTCGGCTGGCTGGAGCTCGCCACCGCCTACGGCGCCGGGCCGGTGGCCAGCCACGTCGACCCCTCGCCGCCGCACACCGGCGGGCGCGCGGTGATGTTCACCGGGCTCTCCGGCGCCGGGAAGTCGACGATCGCAAGCCGGCTGGTCGAGCTGCTGCTCGAGGGCGGGCACACGGTCACGCTGCTGGACGGCGACGAGGTGCGCACCCACCTGTCCGCCGGGCTCGGGTTCTCCAAGGCCGACCGGGACACCAACGTGCGCCGGATCGGCTGGGTGGCCGCGCAGATCGCCAAGCACGGCGGGCTGGCGGTGTGCGCGCCGATCGCGCCCTACGCCGCGACCCGCGCCGACGCCCGCCGATTGGTCGAGGAGCAGGCCGGGCCGGGCTCGTTCGTGCTGGTGCACGTGGCGACGCCGCTGGAGGAGTGCGAGGCCCGCGACCGCAAGGGCCTGTACGCGAAGGCCCGCCGCGGGGAGATCGCCGAGTTCACCGGGATCAGCGACCCCTACGAGGAGCCCATCGACGCCGAGCTCACGATCGACACGCGGTCGTCGAGCGTCGAGCAGAGCGCGCAGATGGTGCTGGCCTACCTCGGCGGCAGCTGA
- a CDS encoding ATP-grasp fold amidoligase family protein: protein MSAWLYRLPLPLKRAVLFHRAHDRWPPRDPRTFVEKVNWRVVHDRRPLIGQLGDKLAMKAYAASRCPSVRVPAVLWSGTDLAAFAATDLPERWVLKPNHGTMRVHIGNGRPDLAALERITAGWLDEPLYRTRGEWVYSQARRVLLAEEFLGSGEPPVDFKFLVFGGRVALVQVDTGRFGDHRRRLYRPDWTPVDVAEDVAPGPVTAAPELLPRMLEVAEVLGAAFDFVRVDLYAVDGEVWFSELTPYPGGGLDRFDPVLDVSLGALWQLPRRSAVRPPHRR, encoded by the coding sequence GTGTCGGCGTGGCTCTACCGGCTCCCGCTGCCGCTGAAGCGAGCCGTGCTGTTCCACCGGGCGCACGACCGCTGGCCGCCACGCGATCCGCGGACGTTCGTGGAGAAGGTGAACTGGCGGGTGGTGCACGACCGCCGTCCGCTGATCGGGCAGCTCGGGGACAAGCTGGCGATGAAGGCCTACGCGGCGTCCCGGTGCCCGTCGGTGCGGGTGCCCGCCGTGCTCTGGTCGGGGACGGACCTCGCCGCGTTCGCCGCCACCGACCTCCCGGAGAGGTGGGTGCTCAAGCCCAACCACGGCACGATGCGGGTGCACATCGGCAACGGCCGCCCGGACCTCGCCGCGCTGGAGCGGATCACCGCCGGCTGGCTGGACGAACCGCTGTACCGGACCCGCGGCGAGTGGGTCTACAGCCAGGCGCGGCGGGTGCTGCTGGCCGAGGAGTTCCTCGGGTCGGGGGAGCCGCCGGTGGACTTCAAGTTCCTGGTGTTCGGCGGCCGGGTGGCGCTGGTGCAGGTCGACACCGGCCGGTTCGGCGACCACCGGCGCCGGCTGTACCGCCCGGACTGGACGCCGGTCGACGTCGCCGAGGACGTCGCTCCGGGGCCGGTGACCGCCGCGCCGGAGCTGCTGCCGCGGATGCTCGAGGTGGCGGAGGTGCTGGGCGCGGCGTTCGACTTCGTCCGGGTGGACCTGTACGCCGTCGACGGCGAGGTGTGGTTCAGCGAGCTGACGCCCTACCCCGGCGGCGGGCTGGACCGCTTCGACCCCGTACTGGACGTGTCGCTCGGCGCGCTGTGGCAGCTGCCGCGCCGGTCAGCGGTGCGTCCGCCGCACCGGCGCTAG
- a CDS encoding ABC transporter ATP-binding protein — MSSTVLTLSGVSHSYGRTQALRDATLSVAPGEVVAVTGPSGCGKSTLLLLAAGVLRAQTGRVVVAGSELSGADDTARAVVRRRSVGLVLQFGQLVPDLPVLDNVALPLLLEGHPADDARAAAAGWLDRVGLAIGPDTLPAQLSGGQAQLAAAARALVHGPALLLADEPTASLDTRSGRALLDLMLSSTVSAGGAVLLVTHDNIVAARADREVRLRGGVIEHEVALS, encoded by the coding sequence ATGAGCTCGACCGTGCTCACCCTGTCCGGGGTCAGCCACTCCTACGGCCGCACCCAGGCGCTGCGCGACGCCACCTTGTCCGTGGCGCCGGGTGAGGTCGTCGCGGTGACCGGCCCCAGCGGCTGCGGCAAGTCCACCCTGCTGCTGCTCGCCGCCGGGGTGCTCCGTGCGCAGACCGGACGGGTCGTCGTCGCCGGCAGCGAGCTCTCCGGCGCCGACGACACCGCCCGCGCGGTGGTGCGCCGGCGCTCGGTGGGCCTGGTGCTGCAGTTCGGCCAGCTGGTGCCCGACCTCCCGGTGCTGGACAACGTGGCCCTGCCGCTGCTGCTGGAGGGCCACCCCGCGGACGACGCCCGGGCGGCGGCCGCCGGCTGGCTGGACCGCGTCGGCCTGGCCATCGGCCCGGACACCCTGCCGGCCCAGCTCTCCGGGGGTCAGGCGCAGCTCGCCGCCGCCGCCCGCGCCCTGGTGCACGGGCCGGCGCTGCTGCTGGCCGACGAGCCCACCGCCAGCCTGGACACCCGGTCGGGTCGCGCGCTGCTGGACCTGATGCTCAGCAGCACCGTGAGCGCCGGCGGAGCGGTCCTGCTGGTCACCCACGACAACATCGTCGCCGCCCGCGCCGACCGCGAGGTCCGGCTCCGCGGCGGCGTCATCGAGCACGAGGTGGCCCTCTCGTGA
- a CDS encoding PadR family transcriptional regulator yields MSLTELHLALLAGAPRHGYDIKQEHDAWFPDSRPLPFGQVYATLARLQRDGLAEVVETRVDGGPERTVYALTDAGNERLQAWLAEPAPPTGTGAEEIVRKTIAALHTGIDVQGHVARQRATHLCRMRELGQVPPGAGPAERLVREHLIAHLDADLRWLDLATELLRSSPVPPERTSS; encoded by the coding sequence ATGTCGCTGACCGAACTCCATCTCGCGCTCCTGGCGGGAGCGCCACGCCACGGCTACGACATCAAGCAGGAGCACGACGCGTGGTTCCCGGACAGCCGGCCGCTGCCGTTCGGCCAGGTCTACGCGACCCTGGCGCGGCTGCAGCGGGACGGGCTGGCCGAGGTGGTCGAGACCCGGGTCGACGGCGGCCCCGAGCGCACCGTCTACGCCCTCACCGACGCCGGCAACGAGCGGCTGCAGGCGTGGCTGGCCGAGCCCGCGCCGCCGACCGGGACCGGCGCGGAGGAAATCGTCCGCAAGACGATCGCCGCGCTGCACACCGGCATCGACGTCCAGGGGCACGTCGCCCGCCAGCGCGCCACGCACCTGTGCCGGATGCGGGAGCTCGGCCAGGTGCCGCCCGGCGCGGGCCCGGCCGAGCGGCTGGTCCGCGAGCACCTGATCGCCCACCTGGACGCCGACCTCCGCTGGCTGGACCTGGCCACCGAACTCCTCCGCTCCTCCCCCGTCCCGCCTGAGAGGACCAGCTCATGA
- a CDS encoding PHP domain-containing protein — translation MTAPLTPAGALRRIAFLLERAREPSYRVKAFRTAATVVAGLDDAELDRRVRTKTLKDLKGVGDKTAAVVVEAHRGEVPEYLAKLEETYAELTPLADDAAALRAALKGDLHAHSDWSDGGSPIREMAEAAISIGHEYLALTDHSPRLTVANGLSPQRLEQQLDVVAALNDELAPFRILTGIECDINVDGSLDQTDELLGRLDVVVASVHSELRAPRAAMTERMLAAVANPHTDVLGHCTGRLVIGRQQRNGTQKPRPESDFDADAVFRACVENGTAVEINSRPERLDPPRRLLSQAVELGCNFAIDTDAHAPGQLDWQDNGCVRAVECGVPADRVINTGTAEQLLARTHGRG, via the coding sequence ATGACGGCACCGCTCACGCCTGCGGGCGCGCTCCGGAGGATCGCCTTCCTCCTGGAGCGCGCCCGCGAGCCGTCCTACCGGGTCAAGGCCTTCCGGACGGCGGCCACCGTCGTCGCCGGCCTGGACGACGCCGAGCTCGACCGCCGGGTGCGCACCAAGACGCTCAAGGACCTCAAGGGCGTCGGTGACAAGACCGCGGCCGTGGTCGTCGAGGCGCACCGCGGCGAGGTCCCGGAGTACCTCGCCAAGCTCGAGGAGACCTACGCCGAGCTGACCCCGCTCGCCGACGACGCCGCCGCCCTGCGCGCCGCCCTCAAGGGCGACCTGCACGCGCACTCGGACTGGTCCGACGGCGGCAGCCCGATCCGCGAGATGGCCGAGGCGGCGATCTCCATCGGCCACGAGTACCTGGCGCTCACCGACCACTCCCCCCGCCTGACCGTCGCCAACGGGCTGAGCCCGCAGCGCCTGGAGCAGCAGCTGGACGTCGTCGCGGCGCTGAACGACGAGCTGGCGCCCTTCCGGATCCTCACCGGCATCGAGTGCGACATCAACGTCGACGGCTCGCTGGACCAGACCGACGAGCTGCTCGGCCGGCTGGACGTCGTCGTGGCCAGCGTCCACTCCGAGCTGCGGGCACCGAGAGCGGCGATGACCGAGCGGATGCTCGCCGCCGTCGCCAACCCGCACACCGACGTCCTGGGTCACTGCACCGGCCGGCTGGTGATCGGCCGCCAGCAGCGCAACGGCACGCAGAAGCCGCGGCCGGAGAGCGACTTCGACGCCGACGCCGTCTTCCGGGCCTGCGTCGAGAACGGGACGGCGGTGGAGATCAACTCCCGCCCCGAGCGGCTGGACCCACCGCGCCGGCTGCTCAGCCAGGCCGTCGAGCTGGGCTGCAACTTCGCCATCGACACCGACGCGCACGCCCCCGGTCAGCTGGACTGGCAGGACAACGGCTGCGTGCGGGCGGTGGAGTGCGGCGTCCCGGCCGACCGGGTGATCAACACCGGGACGGCGGAGCAGCTGCTGGCGCGCACTCACGGCCGCGGGTAG
- a CDS encoding DoxX family protein: MLASTFIYGGIQTLRNPQSRVPGAAPIVEQLTEIADKQLPIEVSHDVEQWVKVNAGVHVGAGTLLALGKFPRFSALALATSLVPTTFAGHRFWEHEDPKERFGQTSNFLKNTGMLGGLLLAAVDTEGKPSVGWRARKTAGAAAAAAEASYERASKKAAKAQKRAAKQAKKLKS, from the coding sequence ATGCTCGCCTCCACGTTCATCTACGGCGGGATCCAGACCCTCCGGAACCCGCAGAGCCGCGTCCCTGGCGCCGCGCCGATCGTCGAGCAGCTCACCGAGATCGCCGACAAGCAGCTGCCGATCGAGGTCTCGCACGACGTCGAGCAGTGGGTGAAGGTCAACGCCGGCGTGCACGTCGGCGCCGGCACCCTGCTCGCGCTGGGCAAGTTCCCCCGCTTCTCCGCGCTCGCGCTCGCCACCTCGCTGGTCCCCACCACCTTCGCCGGTCACCGCTTCTGGGAGCACGAGGACCCGAAGGAGCGCTTCGGCCAGACCAGCAACTTCCTGAAGAACACCGGCATGCTCGGCGGGCTGCTGCTGGCCGCCGTCGACACCGAGGGCAAGCCGTCGGTCGGCTGGCGCGCGCGGAAGACCGCCGGCGCCGCCGCTGCCGCCGCCGAGGCCAGCTACGAGCGGGCCTCCAAGAAGGCCGCCAAGGCGCAGAAGCGCGCCGCCAAGCAGGCCAAGAAGCTCAAGTCCTGA
- a CDS encoding DUF6318 family protein: protein MRLVHVAAAAIAGVAVLAGCSDGQSANETLPSTSASAAQTTASLPPLGPPDLPMPNEARRDTSEGAAAFTGYYLALINRTNAVMDSQYLRQFARSCETCGRIADETDADAAAGYRYVGGELKLDGALNAAITKPGNAEAAFLLDQAALQVVDRAGTPVPDLSFPALDDLSSGAATTWDQGLQSWVMQDLTLG from the coding sequence ATGCGGCTCGTGCACGTGGCTGCCGCAGCGATCGCAGGCGTTGCCGTGCTCGCTGGTTGCTCAGATGGCCAGAGCGCCAACGAGACCCTGCCGTCAACCTCGGCCAGCGCAGCCCAGACCACCGCGAGCCTGCCGCCCCTAGGCCCGCCCGACCTGCCCATGCCAAACGAAGCAAGGCGAGACACTTCCGAGGGAGCCGCGGCCTTCACGGGCTACTACTTGGCCCTCATCAATCGCACCAATGCCGTCATGGATTCGCAGTACCTGCGCCAATTTGCCCGATCCTGCGAGACATGTGGCCGGATTGCGGACGAGACAGACGCAGATGCCGCCGCTGGGTACCGATACGTCGGTGGCGAACTCAAACTCGACGGCGCACTGAATGCCGCTATTACGAAGCCCGGCAATGCAGAAGCCGCCTTCCTGCTCGACCAAGCGGCCTTGCAAGTAGTCGATCGCGCAGGCACTCCCGTCCCTGATCTGAGCTTTCCAGCGCTAGACGACCTTTCCTCAGGGGCTGCAACCACCTGGGATCAGGGACTACAGAGCTGGGTCATGCAAGACCTCACCCTGGGCTAG